In the genome of Triticum urartu cultivar G1812 chromosome 5, Tu2.1, whole genome shotgun sequence, one region contains:
- the LOC125511356 gene encoding boron transporter 4-like isoform X2 has product MWDNTCDSWWATHDDRWSRRAYYYHVHVSLQLCQEAARAGRTAIFGLGWMCRVCIWTAIMLFLLAMFNASNVISRFTRVAGELFGMLITVLFLQEAIKGIVSEFSMPKDAEISDRSSATYQFQWIYVNGLLGVIFSIGLLYSALKTRRARSWLYGIGWIRSFIADYGVPLMVIVWTAFSHALPSGVPSGVPRRLFSPLPWESSSLGHWTVAKDLFSVPPVYIFAAIVPALMVAGLYFFDHSVASQLAQQQEFNLKKPSAYHYDILVLGFMVLLCGLIGIPPANGVLPQSPMHTRSLAVLKGQLMRKKMLQTAKEGMSNHASSLEIYGKMHEVFIEMDNKQDADSVDNDLKSLKDAVLREGDEDGKLAREFDPRKHIEAHLPVRVNEQRLSNLLQSLLVGGCVAAMPVIKMIPTSVLWGYFAYMAIDSLPGNQFWERIQFLCIGASRRYKVLEGPHASFVESVSRRTIYVFTIFQIVYFLLCFGTTWIPIAGILFPLPFFLMILIRQYLLPKFFEPNDLRELDAAEYEELEGVQHEHTLLEEDGSFSGSCDSRIDAEILDELTTNRGELKHRVVCHREERHLQAHSNAVQPSV; this is encoded by the exons ATGTGGGATAATACATGCGATTCTTGGTGGGCAACCCATGATGATCGTTGGAGTCGCAGAGCCTACTATTATCATGTACACGTATCTCTACAACTTTGCCAAGAAGCAGCCAGGGCTGGGAGAACGGCTATATTTGGCTTGGGCTGGATG TGCAGGGTCTGCATTTGGACTGCCATCATGCTGTTTCTCTTGGCAATGTTCAATGCTTCCAATGTTATAAGCAGATTCACGAGGGTTGCAGGAGAACTTTTCGGGATGTTGATCACCGTTCTCTTTCTGCAAGAAGCTATCAAG GGAATCGTGAGTGAGTTCAGTATGCCGAAAGATGCTGAGATCTCTGACCGCAGTTCGGCTACTTACCAGTTCCAGTGGATATATGTCAATGGCCTACTTGGTGTCATCTTCTCAATTGGCCTGCTATACAGTGCACTCAAGACTAGGCGGGCAAGGTCATGGCTGTATGGCATAG GATGGATTAGGAGCTTCATCGCCGATTATGGTGTCCCGCTTATGGTGATCGTGTGGACAGCATTTTCGCACGCACTACCGAGCGGTGTCCCTTCAGGAGTGCCTAGGAGGCTCTTCAGTCCACTTCCCTGGGAGTCAAGTTCACTGGGGCATTGGACTGTAGCAAAG GATTTATTTTCTGTCCCTCCAGTATATATATTTGCAGCCATCGTGCCTGCTTTGATGGTTGCTGGACTTTACTTCTTTGATCATAGTGTAGCTTCACAGTTGGCTCAGCAACAGGAGTTCAATTTGAAAAAACCTTCTGCCTACCATTACGACATTTTGGTACTTGGATTCATG GTCCTACTATGCGGTTTGATTGGCATTCCTCCAGCAAATGGAGTACTCCCTCAGTCCCCCATGCATACAAGAAGCCTTGCTGTCCTCAAGGGGCAG TTAATGCGCAAAAAGATGCTTCAAACTGCCAAAGAGGGCATGTCGAACCATGCAAGCAGTTTGGAAATCTATGGCAAGATGCATGAAGTGTTCATTGAAATGGATAATAAACAGGAT GCTGATTCTGTTGACAACGACTTGAAGAGCTTGAAGGATGCTGTGCTGCGTGAGGGCGACGAGGATGGAAAATTGGCTCGAGAATTTGATCCTAGAAAACATATCGAAGCACATTTGCCCGTTCGTGTTAACGAGCAGAGACTAAGCAACCTGCTGCAATCCCTACTGGTTGGTGGCTGTGTTGCAGCTATGCCGGTTATCAAGATGATACCGACTTCGGTCCTCTGGGGTTACTTTGCCTACATGGCCATTGATAGTCTACCCGGGAACCAGTTTTGGGAAAGGATACAATTTTTGTGCATTGGAGCAAGCCGACGCTACAA GGTCTTGGAAGGTCCCCATGCATCATTCGTGGAGTCGGTGTCTCGGAGAACGATATATGTCTTCACGATCTTCCAGATTGTGTATTTCTTGCTATGCTTCGGCACGACATGGATACCAATAGCCGGAATTCTCTTCCCGCTGCCTTTCTTCCTCATGATTCTCATTAGGCAGTACCTACTCCCCAAGTTCTTTGAGCCCAATGACTTGCGGGAACTGGACGCGGCGGAGTACGAAGAACTTGAAGGGGTCCAACATGAACACACACTACTG GAGGAAGATGGCTCGTTTTCAGGAAGCTGCGACAGCAGGATCGACGCTGAAATATTGGATGAGCTCACAACAAACCGCGGAGAGCTGAAGCACAGGGTCGTGTGCCATCGTGAAGAAAGGCACCTTCAGGCCCATTCAAACGCCGTTCAGCCAAGCGTCTGA
- the LOC125511356 gene encoding boron transporter 4-like isoform X1 yields MDLLRSPVKGVVADVKGRAPWYKDDWLAGLRAGFGILAPTMYIFFASALPVIAFGEQLSNETNGILSTVETLASTAICGIIHAILGGQPMMIVGVAEPTIIMYTYLYNFAKKQPGLGERLYLAWAGWVCIWTAIMLFLLAMFNASNVISRFTRVAGELFGMLITVLFLQEAIKGIVSEFSMPKDAEISDRSSATYQFQWIYVNGLLGVIFSIGLLYSALKTRRARSWLYGIGWIRSFIADYGVPLMVIVWTAFSHALPSGVPSGVPRRLFSPLPWESSSLGHWTVAKDLFSVPPVYIFAAIVPALMVAGLYFFDHSVASQLAQQQEFNLKKPSAYHYDILVLGFMVLLCGLIGIPPANGVLPQSPMHTRSLAVLKGQLMRKKMLQTAKEGMSNHASSLEIYGKMHEVFIEMDNKQDADSVDNDLKSLKDAVLREGDEDGKLAREFDPRKHIEAHLPVRVNEQRLSNLLQSLLVGGCVAAMPVIKMIPTSVLWGYFAYMAIDSLPGNQFWERIQFLCIGASRRYKVLEGPHASFVESVSRRTIYVFTIFQIVYFLLCFGTTWIPIAGILFPLPFFLMILIRQYLLPKFFEPNDLRELDAAEYEELEGVQHEHTLLEEDGSFSGSCDSRIDAEILDELTTNRGELKHRVVCHREERHLQAHSNAVQPSV; encoded by the exons ATGGATCTACTGCGGAGCCCCGTCAAGGGAGTGGTCGCGGATGTCAAAGGGAGAGCGCCTTGGTACAAGGACGACTGGCTTGCAGGCCTTCGAGCTGGCTTCGG GATATTGGCCCCTACCATGTATATATTCTTCGCCTCCGCACTCCCTGTCATCGCATTCGGAGAGCAGCTCAGCAACGAAACAA ATGGTATTCTCAGCACAGTTGAAACTTTGGCATCTACGGCGATATGTGGGATAATACATGCGATTCTTGGTGGGCAACCCATGATGATCGTTGGAGTCGCAGAGCCTACTATTATCATGTACACGTATCTCTACAACTTTGCCAAGAAGCAGCCAGGGCTGGGAGAACGGCTATATTTGGCTTGGGCTGGATG GGTCTGCATTTGGACTGCCATCATGCTGTTTCTCTTGGCAATGTTCAATGCTTCCAATGTTATAAGCAGATTCACGAGGGTTGCAGGAGAACTTTTCGGGATGTTGATCACCGTTCTCTTTCTGCAAGAAGCTATCAAG GGAATCGTGAGTGAGTTCAGTATGCCGAAAGATGCTGAGATCTCTGACCGCAGTTCGGCTACTTACCAGTTCCAGTGGATATATGTCAATGGCCTACTTGGTGTCATCTTCTCAATTGGCCTGCTATACAGTGCACTCAAGACTAGGCGGGCAAGGTCATGGCTGTATGGCATAG GATGGATTAGGAGCTTCATCGCCGATTATGGTGTCCCGCTTATGGTGATCGTGTGGACAGCATTTTCGCACGCACTACCGAGCGGTGTCCCTTCAGGAGTGCCTAGGAGGCTCTTCAGTCCACTTCCCTGGGAGTCAAGTTCACTGGGGCATTGGACTGTAGCAAAG GATTTATTTTCTGTCCCTCCAGTATATATATTTGCAGCCATCGTGCCTGCTTTGATGGTTGCTGGACTTTACTTCTTTGATCATAGTGTAGCTTCACAGTTGGCTCAGCAACAGGAGTTCAATTTGAAAAAACCTTCTGCCTACCATTACGACATTTTGGTACTTGGATTCATG GTCCTACTATGCGGTTTGATTGGCATTCCTCCAGCAAATGGAGTACTCCCTCAGTCCCCCATGCATACAAGAAGCCTTGCTGTCCTCAAGGGGCAG TTAATGCGCAAAAAGATGCTTCAAACTGCCAAAGAGGGCATGTCGAACCATGCAAGCAGTTTGGAAATCTATGGCAAGATGCATGAAGTGTTCATTGAAATGGATAATAAACAGGAT GCTGATTCTGTTGACAACGACTTGAAGAGCTTGAAGGATGCTGTGCTGCGTGAGGGCGACGAGGATGGAAAATTGGCTCGAGAATTTGATCCTAGAAAACATATCGAAGCACATTTGCCCGTTCGTGTTAACGAGCAGAGACTAAGCAACCTGCTGCAATCCCTACTGGTTGGTGGCTGTGTTGCAGCTATGCCGGTTATCAAGATGATACCGACTTCGGTCCTCTGGGGTTACTTTGCCTACATGGCCATTGATAGTCTACCCGGGAACCAGTTTTGGGAAAGGATACAATTTTTGTGCATTGGAGCAAGCCGACGCTACAA GGTCTTGGAAGGTCCCCATGCATCATTCGTGGAGTCGGTGTCTCGGAGAACGATATATGTCTTCACGATCTTCCAGATTGTGTATTTCTTGCTATGCTTCGGCACGACATGGATACCAATAGCCGGAATTCTCTTCCCGCTGCCTTTCTTCCTCATGATTCTCATTAGGCAGTACCTACTCCCCAAGTTCTTTGAGCCCAATGACTTGCGGGAACTGGACGCGGCGGAGTACGAAGAACTTGAAGGGGTCCAACATGAACACACACTACTG GAGGAAGATGGCTCGTTTTCAGGAAGCTGCGACAGCAGGATCGACGCTGAAATATTGGATGAGCTCACAACAAACCGCGGAGAGCTGAAGCACAGGGTCGTGTGCCATCGTGAAGAAAGGCACCTTCAGGCCCATTCAAACGCCGTTCAGCCAAGCGTCTGA